A window from Deinococcus reticulitermitis encodes these proteins:
- a CDS encoding BMP family lipoprotein, which translates to MKKIVTLALSLSALSLTVASAQALRVGMAYDAGGKADRSFNQSAFEGSQRAAKSLGVQVKDFEPGDPSQVIQGVRSFAKEGFDLTIGVGFANNASITQVAKENPDLYFGLVDDVSTAKNVTSLVFNEEQGSYLVGYLAALNSSTGVVGFMGGMDIPLIHKFEAGYKAGVRAANPKARVISQYVGSTPDAWNNPGKAKEIAASMRGRGADIIFAAAGGSGNGVIDYIKQTQCLKANQLPSGVKFSSDNFKNVKKSAAYTKACAGNTRPMFFIGVDSNQNYLGDFDKNPATMNHGLTSMTKRVDNAVYALIKDVKDDKFKGGERRFGLKDGGVGYAMDQYNKALIPSAQILKVEAVKAKIISGAVKVPAK; encoded by the coding sequence ATGAAAAAGATCGTGACCCTCGCCCTGTCCCTGAGTGCCCTGAGCCTCACCGTCGCCTCCGCCCAGGCGCTGCGCGTCGGGATGGCCTACGACGCCGGCGGCAAGGCCGACCGTTCCTTTAACCAGAGCGCCTTCGAAGGCAGCCAGCGCGCCGCCAAGAGCCTCGGCGTGCAGGTCAAGGACTTCGAGCCCGGCGACCCCAGCCAGGTGATCCAGGGCGTGCGCTCGTTCGCCAAGGAAGGCTTTGACCTCACCATCGGCGTGGGCTTTGCCAACAACGCCTCCATCACCCAGGTCGCCAAGGAAAACCCGGACCTCTACTTCGGTTTGGTCGATGACGTGAGCACCGCCAAGAACGTGACCAGCCTGGTCTTCAACGAGGAGCAGGGCAGCTACCTCGTGGGCTACCTCGCCGCGCTGAACTCCAGCACCGGCGTCGTGGGCTTCATGGGCGGCATGGACATTCCCCTGATCCACAAGTTCGAGGCCGGCTACAAGGCGGGCGTCCGGGCCGCCAACCCCAAGGCGCGCGTGATCTCGCAGTACGTGGGCTCGACCCCCGACGCCTGGAACAACCCCGGCAAAGCCAAGGAAATCGCGGCCTCCATGCGCGGACGCGGCGCCGACATCATCTTCGCGGCGGCGGGCGGCTCGGGCAACGGCGTGATCGACTACATCAAGCAGACCCAGTGCCTCAAGGCGAATCAGCTTCCCTCCGGCGTGAAGTTCTCTTCGGATAACTTCAAGAACGTCAAGAAGAGCGCCGCTTATACCAAGGCCTGCGCCGGCAACACCCGCCCGATGTTCTTCATCGGCGTCGACTCCAACCAGAACTATCTGGGCGACTTCGACAAGAATCCCGCCACCATGAACCACGGCCTGACCAGCATGACCAAGCGCGTGGACAACGCCGTGTACGCCCTGATTAAGGACGTCAAGGACGACAAGTTCAAGGGTGGCGAGCGCCGCTTCGGCCTCAAGGACGGTGGCGTCGGCTACGCGATGGACCAGTATAACAAGGCCCTGATCCCCAGTGCGCAGATTCTGAAGGTCGAGGCCGTCAAGGCCAAGATCATCAGCGGCGCGGTCAAGGTGCCCGCCAAGTAA
- the glmM gene encoding phosphoglucosamine mutase has translation MSERNYFGTDGVRAVAGEHPLTVSWVMELGAAAGEVMKRRNPRASVVIGKDTRQSGDMLEAALAAGLTSRGVGVIHLGVLPTPGVSYLTRHLGADAGVVISASHNPYQDNGIKFFGADGQKLSDATEAEIESALDEVAGLDPVTGVDLGSVTNYAEAERLYTAFLRSHAPDLTGLRIALDCANGAAYRVAPRVFQAAGADVFAVYTTPDGRNINRECGSTHMDHLRQIVREGSYDLGIAFDGDADRALFVDSRGNLVHGDHMLLLNARSRGERSVVATIMTNMALEVKLREAGVPLERTAVGDRYVHERLHSKGLNLGGEQSGHVLFLDVSPTGDGVLTALLTLASMKKLGTTLDALHDDLVMFPQTLVNVRVGDKKAIASDAEVQKAVSAAEVRLSGKGRINLRPSGTENLIRVMVEGQDEAEIHAIAAEVAAVVEARGQARA, from the coding sequence ATGAGTGAACGCAATTATTTCGGGACGGACGGGGTGCGCGCCGTCGCCGGTGAACACCCGCTGACCGTGAGCTGGGTCATGGAGCTCGGCGCGGCGGCGGGCGAGGTCATGAAGCGGCGCAACCCGCGCGCGAGCGTCGTGATCGGCAAAGACACCCGCCAGAGCGGCGACATGCTCGAAGCGGCCCTCGCGGCGGGGCTCACCAGCCGGGGGGTCGGCGTGATTCACCTCGGGGTGCTGCCGACCCCCGGCGTGAGCTACCTGACCCGGCATCTCGGCGCCGACGCAGGCGTGGTGATCAGCGCCTCGCACAACCCGTACCAGGACAACGGCATCAAGTTCTTCGGCGCGGACGGCCAGAAGCTCAGCGACGCGACCGAGGCCGAGATCGAATCGGCCCTGGACGAGGTGGCCGGCCTCGACCCGGTGACCGGCGTGGACCTCGGCAGCGTGACGAACTATGCGGAAGCCGAGCGGCTGTACACCGCCTTCCTGCGCTCGCACGCCCCGGACCTCACAGGGCTCAGGATCGCGCTCGACTGCGCCAACGGCGCGGCCTACCGGGTGGCCCCGCGCGTGTTCCAGGCGGCGGGCGCCGACGTCTTCGCGGTGTACACCACCCCCGACGGGCGCAACATCAACCGGGAGTGCGGCTCGACCCACATGGACCACCTGCGCCAGATCGTGCGCGAGGGCAGCTACGACCTCGGCATCGCCTTCGACGGCGACGCCGACCGCGCGCTGTTCGTCGATTCGCGCGGCAACCTCGTGCACGGCGACCACATGCTGCTGCTCAACGCGCGCTCACGCGGCGAGCGGAGCGTGGTGGCGACCATCATGACCAACATGGCGCTGGAGGTGAAGCTGCGCGAGGCCGGCGTGCCGCTGGAGCGCACCGCCGTGGGCGACCGCTACGTCCACGAGAGACTGCACTCCAAGGGCCTGAACCTCGGCGGCGAGCAGAGCGGGCACGTGCTGTTCCTCGACGTGTCCCCCACCGGCGACGGCGTGCTGACGGCGCTGCTGACCCTCGCGAGCATGAAAAAGCTCGGCACCACCCTCGACGCGCTGCACGACGACCTCGTGATGTTTCCCCAGACCCTGGTGAACGTGCGCGTGGGCGACAAGAAAGCCATCGCCAGCGACGCCGAGGTGCAAAAGGCCGTTTCGGCCGCGGAGGTGCGCCTGTCGGGCAAGGGCCGCATCAACCTGCGGCCGAGCGGCACCGAGAACCTGATCCGGGTGATGGTGGAGGGCCAGGACGAGGCCGAGATCCACGCCATCGCCGCCGAGGTCGCTGCCGTCGTTGAGGCGCGGGGCCAGGCGCGGGCCTGA
- a CDS encoding PQQ-binding-like beta-propeller repeat protein — translation MRRLLLLAALTLGLAFAQTDGANEYRFSAPFITPRFQDQEEVAATPARWSAPLDFREGQSVLAAADGVVAHLDRGALVVRDFVTGRVLWRRPATLAGFAAAGGRVVLRTARGELAALDLRSGRELWRRRIAETGDGLYAPAWHGDLLTVTAVPLGMQLARTAVLEAKTGWVLFWTLPQEALIERAGDLFVTRQGDDLHPERGSLFRGREVQGGRVRWTVRAAAFLRREGDALYFQAADSRPALGAGRGLLQLLTVDARTGETVRRSVPVSFPELAGEKGASYGQVKLDGTCLWTPASSGDALRFVACQRRDGQPGGVRLNIGGPGPVWSGDYWLAGPTLGRLWLSDTRTRVSSVDVRTGRRASYLPHGFERSLSRFDVTGGRVVVASTDGQVLVYRPDGSQPVSRHVTRSRLFGPSVVRGGRLLVQGEREVQVFPTR, via the coding sequence ATGCGGCGTTTGCTTCTGCTTGCGGCCTTGACGTTGGGTCTGGCCTTCGCCCAGACGGACGGGGCGAACGAGTACCGCTTCTCCGCTCCCTTCATCACGCCGCGCTTCCAGGACCAGGAAGAGGTGGCGGCCACCCCCGCCCGCTGGAGCGCTCCCCTGGACTTTCGCGAAGGGCAGAGCGTCCTCGCCGCCGCAGACGGCGTCGTCGCGCACCTGGACCGGGGGGCGCTCGTCGTTCGCGACTTCGTGACCGGGCGGGTCCTCTGGCGCCGCCCCGCCACCCTGGCCGGTTTCGCGGCGGCGGGCGGGCGGGTGGTGCTCCGGACCGCGCGGGGGGAACTCGCGGCGCTGGACCTCCGCAGCGGGCGCGAGCTGTGGCGGCGGCGAATCGCGGAGACGGGCGACGGGCTCTATGCCCCCGCCTGGCACGGGGACCTGCTCACCGTGACCGCTGTTCCGCTCGGGATGCAGCTCGCCCGCACCGCCGTCCTGGAGGCCAAGACGGGCTGGGTCCTGTTCTGGACGCTGCCGCAGGAGGCTTTGATCGAGCGGGCCGGGGACCTCTTCGTCACGCGTCAGGGAGATGACCTGCACCCCGAGCGGGGGAGTTTGTTCCGGGGGCGAGAGGTGCAGGGCGGGCGGGTGCGCTGGACGGTGCGCGCCGCCGCCTTCCTGCGGCGTGAGGGAGACGCGCTCTATTTCCAGGCCGCCGACAGCCGCCCCGCGCTGGGTGCCGGGCGCGGCCTCCTCCAGCTTCTCACCGTGGACGCGCGGACCGGTGAAACCGTGCGCCGCTCCGTGCCGGTCTCCTTTCCCGAACTGGCGGGGGAGAAAGGCGCGAGCTACGGCCAGGTCAAGCTGGACGGCACCTGCCTGTGGACGCCGGCTTCCAGCGGCGACGCGCTGCGCTTCGTGGCCTGCCAGCGCCGCGACGGCCAGCCGGGGGGCGTGCGGCTGAATATCGGTGGTCCCGGCCCGGTGTGGAGCGGGGACTACTGGCTCGCTGGCCCGACGCTCGGGCGGCTGTGGCTGAGCGACACCCGGACGCGGGTGAGCAGCGTGGACGTGCGGACCGGGCGCCGGGCCAGTTACCTGCCGCATGGCTTCGAGCGCTCGCTCTCGCGCTTCGACGTGACCGGGGGCCGCGTGGTGGTGGCGAGCACCGACGGTCAGGTGCTCGTGTACCGCCCCGACGGCTCCCAGCCGGTCTCGCGTCACGTCACCCGCTCGCGCCTCTTCGGCCCCAGCGTCGTGCGGGGCGGGCGGCTGCTCGTGCAGGGGGAGCGGGAGGTGCAGGTCTTTCCCACCCGCTGA
- a CDS encoding phosphotransferase family protein: MPHLQSLQDGWAALRGRGPASFARLWPPELRRAFPGPRRLVEAWAGDGAAFARYRSAHGPLFLKYLPAGAREERYLRRFRRELTYLRDLAPLVDVPHAPLLHWGLDAERHRAHLLTPDLTEETFGWGHFGTEAEQEAGLHDVARLLAHFHASWHGHPALAGEWRWAPERVGQEGAAWALRYDGTHAASVREAGAELPELLAAAPTWTLAHGDIHSGQVLWPRDGSAPRLIDYGQVHPSLPGEDLAHLLAVRLSPAERARCGPGLRATYWAELARRGLSLSPAEQAAQERAGVALNLLSTARQARREPGSGVREALEQVAAAWGEESAPKGG, from the coding sequence TTGCCCCACCTGCAATCTCTTCAGGACGGCTGGGCGGCCCTGCGTGGGCGCGGCCCGGCCTCTTTCGCGCGCCTCTGGCCGCCGGAGCTGCGCCGGGCCTTTCCGGGTCCGCGCCGGCTCGTCGAGGCGTGGGCGGGGGACGGCGCGGCGTTTGCCCGCTACCGCAGCGCGCACGGCCCGCTGTTTCTGAAATACCTGCCGGCGGGCGCGCGTGAGGAGCGTTACCTGCGCCGCTTCAGACGCGAGCTCACCTACCTGCGTGACCTCGCGCCGCTGGTGGACGTTCCGCACGCGCCTCTCCTTCACTGGGGCCTCGACGCCGAGCGGCACCGGGCGCACCTGCTCACCCCGGACCTCACGGAGGAGACCTTCGGCTGGGGGCACTTCGGGACCGAGGCCGAGCAGGAGGCCGGGCTGCACGATGTCGCGCGGCTGCTCGCCCACTTTCACGCGAGCTGGCACGGTCACCCGGCTCTCGCGGGCGAGTGGCGCTGGGCGCCTGAGCGGGTGGGCCAGGAGGGGGCGGCCTGGGCACTCCGCTACGACGGAACGCACGCCGCGTCCGTGCGGGAGGCGGGGGCCGAGCTGCCCGAGCTGCTCGCCGCTGCCCCCACCTGGACCCTCGCGCATGGCGACATCCACTCGGGGCAGGTGCTGTGGCCGCGCGACGGCTCGGCGCCGAGGCTGATCGACTACGGGCAGGTGCACCCCAGCCTCCCCGGTGAGGACCTCGCACACCTGCTCGCCGTGCGGCTGAGCCCGGCGGAACGTGCCCGCTGCGGCCCCGGCCTGCGGGCCACCTACTGGGCCGAACTCGCCCGGCGCGGCCTGAGCCTGAGTCCCGCCGAGCAGGCCGCGCAGGAGCGGGCGGGGGTGGCGCTCAACCTCCTCTCGACGGCCCGGCAGGCCCGCCGCGAGCCGGGAAGCGGCGTCCGGGAGGCGCTGGAGCAGGTGGCGGCGGCGTGGGGGGAGGAAAGTGCACCGAAAGGCGGATGA